The genomic interval ACTTGTCTTggtgagcatatatatatatatatatatatatatatatatatatatatatctatttctAAAGATGGACATCGATTTAGGAGACAACAATATTTGGGGTGTGAATTCAGTTTCTTGTTTGACCGCATAAACAAGACTAGTATCATTGACTATCCAACAATTATCGAATCCATTATACCACTAGCTAGGTGTAGTTAGGTATTCCTTGTATGAATGATAGACCTTATATAAGATATAGTTAATCAATCTAAAATGTCGTTGTTTTTGTCTTAACTTGATAAGTCTAGATTAGACTATCTATATGACAAATTTGGTTGTCATTGCAAACTAGCTCAACTGGTTTGTATTGGATTGTTTTCTTTAAGCTTGATTGTCAACATCAGCTCAACTCAACTAATGTTTTGACTATACCTTAAGCTGAAAATTTCTTATTAGATAAATCTTTCCGACCTTATATCTTTCCCcataggttaaaaaaaaaaagttgtatttTTACTTGTTAAATTAAAGTTgccttcttttattttattatatttggaaaaatattgacaaaaaaaaaaaaataaagtaccTAAAGATTTGTTTCCACAATTGAAATCACGTAGCAATTCTGTTGTTTCTAGAAAAACATATGCTTGTTCGTGATTGACTACCTATTTAGTTTGGCTACCCGACAAACCTGTAATaattaaagattttaaaatatcttAAGATTGCGTTTGAGAGTGTGGATTTcaaaatttggatttggatttatatgCATACGAATGAAACATAGTAtactttttattatatttatttaaattcaattttcaaattcTAAGCTCCAAACATACggtaaatacaaaaaaaaaaaaaagttaagtaATGTAACATGGGTATAATCAATACCAACTAAGGTGGGgcttttctattttatttatttattattttataatttattgtcCACAAGACAATAAACTATCTAGCTAGAACTTGGATACAATTTGATTAATAATTCCCTTATCCACATGGAGAGCTTTTGCAAGAATATCCGTCTCGAGTTTTAAGCCGGACCCAAACATTGTTTCCGCAAGCAAGATGGGATCAATGTCTTGGTTACTAAGAGCAATTAGGACAGTTGCAGTTTTGGCTCCTAGATTTTTCTTGTAGTGGACGAGACTATTCGGAATCGCGAGCAATTGACCCTGACGAAGCACTTTTGAAATGAGACGGCTATCGGGATAGGGTGTAATAAAGCCCACTTCAATGTTTCCTTCCACGACAAACACTAGCTCGTCCGCCTGGTTTGTGTGGGGAGGGAAGATGCCCCCTGCATCAATGAAGCCAAACACCATCGAGACGCCGAGGGTGTTGAGTCCAGGGATTTCGGTCACGCTCACCCACCCTAATGTCGTTCCGTATGGATCAAATTTCCTCAGTGTTTTGAATCCGCTCGAGAAGAAGTCATTAGCTTGAACCTCGCTGATGCTCTTGCATGGGAAACCATTTACCAGCACCACTATTGGTATGTGCGTGAGTTAGTATTGGAATAGAattaataatataaggatcataTGTTCTATCGAGCATTTGTTCTTGTTTCAATaataagagtttttttttttttaactcccagggtgtggttcaggtgataGTGCGAGCTGCGAGAGTGTCCTTCACGAGGTCAGGTATTCAAACCCTCTCGGACTCGTTTCcacccctggactcctgaatttaccctctctttggagttgtggggtcaacttcaaggggcgcaggattagtcacgtggacctaaaacggacacgtggatacccggtgcgtatttgaaaaaaataaaaaataaaaaataaaaaataaaaaaaaattaataagagctttttaaaaagaaaatgaaacatATCTACTAGATATTTCACATACGCTTTAAAATGAATTTTATATAATTAAAGACCAACGTTCGCCCACAAACAAGAATATTTagttttagatttttaaaataccaatatTGCTAAACATTTGCATTATCTTACCTTAGATAGACTAAAAAAGAATGCACTAGATATTATAGGTCAAGCACCATTAAGCATTTAACAGATCATAAACCACAAAACATTTGTATTAccttataaataataaaaaaaattacaattaatAACAGTCTCCAAAAACCATAGCCAAATGACAATTACTTTTTATCAAccaaaaaaaatcattaatatatatatttatataagtgCAAATATGTATTATTGATATGTAtttgtttgttttcaaaaattaaagattGAAAATTTTAGAATGAAAACAAATAGTACTAAGTGAAAATTGGTGTGCTTTATTCTTTTTAAATtgctaaaattttatattttttatagaaaaatctgatcaaatcaaaataataatgagTGATTGGTCAACATATATGGGCCTTTcgcatttaaaaatatttttttagaaatagCGAATATTTGATTAGTCCAtattgatgggtggagaggagcactcagCCACTGGTTGtggctgaaactcagtgaggataaattgcCAAATCAgtaatttcaatctgaaaataaattacagaggaataaaatctctctcacggctcactggctaatctctctcacacaccacattgctcacatttactcacacacaactcagctatttatagtaattatagaaatcaaataatcaacaatggtgggtgcaaatcttcaatagaggtgggctggtaggtggagtaggttgcctgcaaatctccaatgtccacaacggtgggctgccggtcttcaatggaggtgggctgccggtcttcaagtttaatcttcaacatccccccttaaacttgactctcctaactttgttaTTCCGaacattgtcttcagtcttgcaaaaaatatcatgtctgagtgtttttgtgaaaatattagtcatccgatcatacgttctgcaagatatcaatttcatttctttcttcctgtaacccttggcgacatgttttgctttgtatctctggacttctctttgagtgttcttcttggtcttgtagacccattttacaccaatagttttgtggctcttcgggagatttgtcaactcccaagtcttgttcttcttgatggattgaatcttctcatccatcatttttctccatttgttttcttcgttagctttctcaaagctaattgggtcgctagttagcaacaggcagtttagagcaatatattcttccattggttctgtattttcatacagatcggctagatttcgagctcctctaggtctcatgtctgagatttcacgctcaattggtgatggagcttcattcctctgtggtgaaccatgtggaggtgtctgcagctcaggaatttgtggctcgatagccacttctcttgtctgtgtaggttcttctccttcaagtgtcaattccgcatctttggaacattcaacctggtcccatttccaggattcattttcttcaaagatgacatcccgactgtgaaagactttcttgttgatgggattgtagagtcgatatcccatggtgctgtcaccgtatcctacaaggatacacttctctcctttatcatccagctttgtccttcttgcttctgggatcttggcgtaggctatggagccaaacaccctaagatgactcacactgggcttgtgagtactccaggcttcatatggtgtctttgtatcaagactcttcgtcggacacctattgagcagatagactgcacataacactgcttctgcccaaaaactcttgggcacattcttatcctttaacatgcttctagccatgttaaggattgtgcggttcttcctttcagctacaccattcaactggggagtgtatgatggtgtgaactgtttcttaatcccttgttgtctaaggaattccaggaaagcttcgtctttgtactctcctccttggtctgaccggagtgacttaaTGCgaaagccactctgtttctccacaagagttttgaactctttgaacttatcgaatacctctgacttccttttcaagaagtagacccaggtcttcctactgtagtcgtcgatgaaggtgaggaagtatcgattctgtccattcgaaaatggtcttaatggaccacacacatctgtgtgtattagctggagcggcatggttgatctccagtcggtttgctttccaaagctgtttctgtgttgtttgctcaaaatacagctttcacatatcacatttggatgatggatatttggtaagcctttcaccatcttcttgcttcccaattgtttcaaactttcaaagtttagatgcccataccttagatgccatagccagtctttgtctttgatgatagcgctcaaacaccttggcgtatcatgttggatggcgagcggaaacattcgattctttgccatttgaactcgagtaacaagctttcctcgagcatctattatcaccatctgcttatcactgaggctaattcgatagcctctctccacgagctgtccgagactaagtatattagtcttcatggctggcacatagtagacgttggagatgtaagcatgatctccagacttctgtttgatcaaaacatctcctctcccttggactgcAATTTTAGAATTATCTccgaaagagatctccccctgaactttctcatcaagttcaaagaataggttctttctgccagtcatatggttgctggctccagaatcaaggtaccaaacactctggtcctgaggagttgcattgtgtgccatcagcatcaacgactctccatctgcatgatcagtttcggcaaggttggcctcctcACTAACCTTTTcgtgttgtcgcccccaacattcattgctatagtgtccatacttgtgacaattatagcattgaatgtttcttttgtctacattcgagcgattattatatcctcctcttcttccttgtcctctgccttgtgggacatagctctgttgatttcgtcctcctctagtgggacctcttctgcctctgccaccttctctggagttaaaatttccagaatttcttccacgagatcctcggtctcgtcctcttccttgttgtgacgtcccccctttgtcgtatctatctgtagtgagggacaacttcgtttggagagcttgctccagtgctttatcatcacttcttctattgactttttgctcatgggcttggagtgagcccacaagttcttctacagacattgtttccaagtcttttgtttcttccagggtcacagctatataatcatattttggatctaaagatcgcaaaattttttcacaaattctctcgtcattgagaatttctccatttcttcttaattgatttgatactaccattactcgtgtatagtagtctgaaatggattcagtagacttcattttgagagattcgaactcacctcgcaatgtctgaagacgaatctttttaactttatctgcacctttgtgtgttcgatggagagagtcccagacttctttagatgtctttgcggaggcgatgatttcgaacgtggcctcatcaaggccttggtagattatggattttgccttgcaatctttctttcgatcggctcgcaaggtcgttctttgagcttcgggcatagctgcttcgacttcttttgatgggctttctctgtacccatcttcaacgatgtccatgacatcctgagaacctagaagggctctcatttgaatcgaccaattgtcataattctctcgggtcaattttggaatgaccgattggatagtaccgttagccatcgaatttaatatataaaaaacagagaaatgggggctgattttggtaaatctaatgccaccaataaattcagaagattgaaaaaccttaggaaccggttttggtttgcaaagaaccggtctaaaaatcaccgaaccggctataggaaaattctggtgaatttttaaactaaccggtttaacttaacggccgcTTAACGGCGTTAATTTTTCCGTTACGCCACGTGGCGTTCTCTGCGCTTGCCGCGTGTCCGCTTCTGGAGGCGGGTCGGATGCGGGTCAAGCCTCGGGTACGGATCCGGGTTGCTGGTCGCTGGATCCGGTTCTCGGGTCGATGGGCCGGGTTGCGGGTCGCTGTCCGGGTCggatctcgccaatcgggcgaagaagacgcgtgcgggAGCGTGAGGCGCGTGTCACCGGCTGCCGGATTCTTCGTCGGCGCGTGCAGCGCGTGGTAAGAGCGCTGTCTTCGTGGGAGGCGCGTGGGGGCGCGTGTGGGCTCGTCCGGTGTCcgtttgagacgtggttttcaccgttggaatcgtcttgAGCTGAATTGTACAATGGTAGGCCGAATTTgatatttggagcaacttcaaaactgggagaaaatcggatttctcctctgttcgcctctgtttggcgaattccggcgtacctagacgctctgataccactgatgggtggagaggagcactcagCCACTGGTTGtggctgaaactcagtgaggataaattgcCAAATCAgtaatttcaatctgaaaataaattacagaggaataaaatctctctcacggctcactggctaatctctctcacacaccacattgctcacatttactcacacacaactcagctatttatagtaattatagaaatcaaataatcaacaatggtgggtgcaaatcttcaatagaggtgggctggtaggtggagtaggttgcctgcaaatctccaatgtccacaacggtgggctgccggtcttcaatggaggtgggctgccggtcttcaagtttaatcttcaacacaTATTACCAAAATTAGCAAACTAAGGGACTTTCTCTTCCAGCCATTCTGATCAAGGAATGGGGTAAGAAAAGACTTAAATGAGTTTGAGTTCTGAGTTTGAGTTTTAGTTCCAAGTTCGAGTAAGTTGCATCCCGTTTTGGTGGGCATGACTCTAAAGAagatctatatatataaattaactCCTTAATGAAATCACTCATTTTGcttctaaaaattaaaatagaataaaaatttagtcaCCACTCATAGGCACAACACAATAAGGCAATTCCTAAGGCGAGCCATCAACAAAGGTATAGGCTTGATTTTCATGAGATCAAACCTTTATTTACTTGGACATTGATGGCAGAGGTTGTCGAACTAGGTATCGCAAAGGTAGCCAATTAGTTAGGATTGGACCCCTTTgacattatattttaaaaataataataaataataaaacataattaaaaataaaaatgttgatTGACAACATATACCTGTGCTATTTATGTTTGGCCTGACACAGATAGTCTTGTAACGAGCTGGAAATTCAGATGCCAAGGCTAAAGAGGAGGAAATAACTAAGAACAATCCTAGCAAGAAGATGCGAATGGCCATTCAAACCTCACTAAGAACTTGATTCTATGATTGGTAGACTTTTTACATGAGAAATAAATCAACTTTGAATAATGAGTAGATTGGTCAAGGGAACTTGCTTTATATAGGGAGGGAATGAGATGAGGTTAATGTTCCTAcattcttattttaaaattttagttaaaacTTTTCTATAGATTGTCCTAAATTTCCTCAGTTACAATAGTTCATTGTCTTTAAAGTTGAAATCATTTAATCATATTGCCTACTTAACCAAAAGTTGcaatattttcaaaacatatacatatttattttcttttcacgCCTATTTTTGTTGGGTTGTCTAATTAGAATGCGGAACTCATGgctttaattttaaatatatatatatatatatatatatatatcttaaatgcagaaaataataataattcacaagaaaaattttgagaaaaatttgttGCTCATAATTACAAGAATGACCACGTCTTGCTAGCATATTGTTCCTTGGATTCACACTCTCATCCTACACGATAGTTTGTGTCTTGAAGTTCTCGTAAACAATGCCAACTAAGAATTCAAACTCTAAGTTTAAGAGCTTAAAAAGGCTgggaagtttgtaaaaaatatttcaagCTAAGAGTTTACAAAATAAAACTAGATCACTGTGAATGCTTCAATGATGAACCTCTAATGCCTTTGCCAATAAGAGGCACGAGGGTATTAGAAGAGTGTATATTAGTCCCTTCTTCCATACCTCTCACTAGGTATAGATATGCTTATGCGTTTGAGGGtgtaaatccatttttgaatttggttttcattaataTGATTGGTTGGTTAGCGTTTATAAGCATCATTTATTTGATTGATATTTTTGTtgtaattattgaatctattaTGGTGTAATAGTACGGAATTGTACGTTGGTATTTGTTTCTTTTATGGATAAATGACTTGATTAAATAtaccaattaattaattttaaggTGC from Malania oleifera isolate guangnan ecotype guangnan chromosome 9, ASM2987363v1, whole genome shotgun sequence carries:
- the LOC131163545 gene encoding putative germin-like protein 2-3, with the translated sequence MVFGFIDAGGIFPPHTNQADELVFVVEGNIEVGFITPYPDSRLISKVLRQGQLLAIPNSLVHYKKNLGAKTATVLIALSNQDIDPILLAETMFGSGLKLETDILAKALHVDKGIINQIVSKF